The following proteins are co-located in the Armatimonadota bacterium genome:
- a CDS encoding YvcK family protein yields MSAPPRSQWQRWRRWLAPGLGIKRWGLVIGVGVVLFSAGVSLIVNIRFLAEFDFAVFSLASLLDRVSRGSVSPVALGTVGVLLGVLIALIGLRGMLRSIDRVLFPTGSPTLVEALREHRRKRRGLNVVALGGGTGLATLLRGIKHYTSNISAVVTVFDDGGSSGRLRRELGILPPGDIRHCLVALAEVEPLMTRLFEYRFRGGGLDGHAFGNLFIASLTGVTGDLELAVKETSKVLKIRGRVLPTTGHDVLLVAELADGRIVEGESVITAARGRIRRVSLRPPEVFPLPEVLEAIAEADLILLGPGSLYTSVIPNLLVRGVVEALLESQAPRVYICNVMTQPGETDGYSAADHVRAVFAHTVPGLFSHVIVNTQAPQNQALLDRYAAQGSVPVAPTLSELEAMGLNPVGFSLMSEEELLRHDPLRLATAVLRVMEMAGDLPGRFARRHG; encoded by the coding sequence ATGAGCGCACCACCGCGCAGCCAGTGGCAGCGCTGGCGGCGCTGGCTGGCGCCCGGCCTGGGCATCAAGCGGTGGGGACTGGTCATAGGCGTCGGGGTCGTGCTCTTCAGCGCGGGCGTTTCTTTGATTGTCAACATCAGGTTCCTGGCGGAGTTCGACTTCGCAGTGTTCTCGCTCGCCAGCCTGCTCGATCGGGTCAGCCGGGGGAGCGTTTCCCCGGTGGCACTGGGAACGGTCGGGGTGCTGCTGGGCGTTCTGATCGCTCTGATTGGCCTGCGGGGCATGCTGCGCTCGATTGACCGGGTCCTCTTCCCCACCGGTAGCCCCACGCTGGTAGAGGCCCTGCGCGAACACCGCCGGAAGCGCCGCGGACTGAACGTGGTAGCGCTCGGCGGCGGCACCGGGCTTGCTACGCTTCTGCGCGGCATCAAGCACTACACGTCCAATATCTCCGCTGTGGTAACGGTGTTCGACGACGGCGGATCGTCAGGCCGGCTGCGCCGGGAACTGGGTATTCTGCCGCCCGGGGACATCCGCCACTGCCTGGTGGCGCTGGCCGAGGTGGAGCCGTTGATGACGCGGCTGTTTGAGTACCGGTTTCGCGGCGGCGGGCTCGACGGTCATGCCTTCGGCAACCTGTTCATCGCCAGTCTCACCGGCGTGACGGGTGACCTTGAACTGGCCGTGAAGGAGACCAGCAAGGTCCTCAAGATCCGGGGTCGTGTGCTGCCCACCACCGGCCACGATGTGCTGCTGGTCGCCGAGCTCGCCGACGGCCGCATTGTTGAGGGCGAGTCCGTCATCACGGCCGCGCGCGGCCGGATCCGCAGGGTTTCCCTGCGTCCTCCCGAGGTCTTTCCTCTCCCCGAGGTCCTGGAGGCAATTGCCGAGGCCGACCTGATCCTGCTGGGCCCCGGCAGTCTCTACACCAGCGTCATCCCCAATCTGCTGGTCCGTGGGGTGGTCGAGGCGTTGCTGGAGTCCCAGGCGCCCAGGGTCTACATCTGTAACGTGATGACCCAGCCAGGCGAGACCGATGGATACTCCGCCGCCGATCACGTGCGCGCGGTCTTCGCCCACACGGTACCGGGGCTGTTTTCCCACGTGATCGTCAACACCCAGGCCCCGCAGAACCAGGCCCTGCTCGACCGCTACGCGGCCCAGGGCAGCGTGCCGGTGGCTCCGACCCTGTCCGAACTGGAGGCGATGGGCTTGAATCCGGTTGGGTTTTCCCTGATGAGCGAGGAGGAGCTGCTCCGCCACGACCCGCTCCGCCTTGCGACCGCCGTCCTGCGCGTGATGGAGATGGCTGGCGATCTGCCGGGGAGGTTCGCGCGCCGCCATGGATGA
- the rapZ gene encoding RNase adapter RapZ, with protein MQFVIITGLSGAGKSTVMKVFEDLGFFCVDNLPPALLPKFADLCLHSEEKVRRVAIVIDIRGGEFFDDLFSALHQVARLGLRADILFLDAADDVLVRRFKETRRKHPLAQTGRVLTGIRAERRRLEAVKGRAHRIVDTSNLTVRELRDEIASAYRRARAPRRPLEVSIVTFGYKYGIPIDADLILDVRFLPNPHYQPALRPLPGTHAHVRKFVAGQPQTRDFLARLNEFGDYLLPQFVAEGKSHLTIGLGCTGGRHRSVVLGEELARHLRRRGYRVRVSHRDLRKDDRDLGESQ; from the coding sequence GTGCAGTTTGTGATCATCACCGGCCTCTCGGGCGCCGGGAAGTCCACCGTCATGAAGGTCTTCGAAGACCTCGGTTTCTTCTGCGTGGACAACCTCCCGCCTGCGCTCCTCCCGAAGTTCGCCGATCTGTGCCTGCACTCCGAGGAAAAGGTCCGACGAGTGGCGATAGTCATTGACATACGTGGTGGGGAGTTCTTCGACGATCTGTTTTCGGCCCTGCACCAGGTCGCCCGCCTGGGCCTGCGTGCCGACATCCTCTTCCTGGACGCGGCCGACGATGTGCTGGTGCGCCGATTCAAGGAGACACGCCGCAAGCATCCACTCGCCCAGACCGGACGTGTGCTCACCGGCATCCGCGCAGAGCGCCGCAGGCTGGAAGCGGTGAAAGGGCGCGCACACCGGATCGTTGACACTTCCAACCTGACGGTCCGGGAGCTGCGTGACGAGATCGCCTCTGCCTACAGGCGCGCCCGTGCCCCCCGCCGCCCGCTCGAGGTCAGCATCGTCACCTTCGGGTACAAGTACGGCATTCCCATTGACGCCGACCTCATCCTGGACGTGCGGTTCCTGCCCAATCCCCACTACCAGCCGGCGCTCCGTCCCCTTCCGGGCACGCATGCCCACGTCCGGAAGTTCGTGGCCGGCCAGCCACAGACACGCGACTTCCTTGCCCGGTTGAACGAGTTCGGCGACTACCTGTTGCCGCAGTTCGTTGCCGAGGGCAAGAGCCACCTGACCATCGGTTTGGGGTGCACGGGCGGTCGCCATCGGTCCGTGGTTCTGGGAGAGGAACTGGCGCGACACCTGCGCCGCAGGGGCTACCGGGTCCGCGTCAGCCACCGCGACCTTCGCAAGGACGACAGGGACCTCGGGGAATCGCAATGA
- a CDS encoding phage holin family protein has translation MLGGFLLRWIFNAIAIYITTRIITGIRLPNTESILIAALVLGLVNASIRWVLLVLTLPLNILTLGLFTLVVNALMLYVVAAVTPMQIDSFGSAFLGALLIAIISTFLSHLSGR, from the coding sequence ATGCTCGGCGGGTTCCTTCTGCGCTGGATATTCAACGCCATCGCCATCTATATCACGACAAGGATCATAACGGGCATCCGCTTGCCCAATACCGAGAGCATCCTCATCGCGGCACTGGTGCTGGGCCTGGTGAACGCCTCGATCCGCTGGGTCCTGTTGGTTCTTACGTTGCCGCTGAACATTCTGACCCTGGGGTTGTTCACGCTGGTAGTGAACGCGCTCATGCTGTACGTGGTCGCCGCGGTCACACCGATGCAGATTGACTCGTTCGGGTCGGCGTTTCTGGGGGCACTGCTAATTGCGATCATCAGCACATTCCTCAGCCACCTCTCCGGTCGCTAG
- the sucD gene encoding succinate--CoA ligase subunit alpha, with amino-acid sequence MAILVNEHTRVLVQGITGYQGEFHARRMLEFGTRVVAGMTPGKGGQTVAGVPVFDTVAEAVAQTGATASCIFVPARLAKDAALEAIASRLDPIVIITEHIPVHDSIQIVAEARAAGVRIVGPNGPGVASPGRCKIGIMPNHLFSPGGVGLVSRSGTLTYEIVAGLTRAGLGQSTALGLGGDPVVGLTFQEAVALFADDPETQAIVLVGEIGGSAEEEAARFIQASVRKPVVGYIAGQTAPPGKRMGHAGAVISGSEGGAQAKIEALEAAGVSVVSLPGRVPEVLRGLL; translated from the coding sequence ATGGCCATTCTTGTGAACGAGCACACCCGCGTCCTGGTCCAGGGCATCACCGGCTATCAGGGCGAGTTCCACGCGCGCCGGATGCTGGAGTTCGGCACCAGGGTTGTAGCCGGTATGACGCCGGGCAAGGGCGGGCAGACCGTAGCCGGTGTGCCGGTCTTCGATACGGTGGCCGAGGCCGTGGCTCAGACCGGCGCCACTGCCTCGTGCATATTCGTGCCGGCTCGGCTGGCCAAGGATGCGGCGCTGGAGGCGATTGCCTCACGGCTGGACCCAATCGTGATCATCACGGAACACATCCCGGTGCACGACTCGATACAGATCGTGGCAGAGGCGCGCGCGGCCGGCGTGCGTATCGTGGGGCCGAACGGGCCCGGCGTGGCCTCGCCCGGCAGGTGCAAGATCGGCATCATGCCGAACCACCTGTTCTCGCCCGGCGGCGTTGGTCTGGTCTCGCGCAGCGGCACGCTGACCTACGAGATTGTGGCCGGGCTGACGCGGGCCGGCCTGGGTCAGAGCACAGCCCTGGGCCTGGGCGGCGATCCGGTCGTGGGACTGACGTTCCAGGAGGCGGTGGCGCTGTTCGCGGACGACCCGGAGACCCAGGCAATCGTGCTGGTGGGCGAGATCGGCGGCAGCGCCGAGGAAGAAGCCGCCCGCTTCATCCAGGCCTCGGTCCGCAAGCCGGTGGTAGGGTACATAGCCGGCCAGACCGCGCCGCCGGGCAAGCGCATGGGCCACGCGGGCGCGGTGATCTCCGGGAGCGAGGGAGGGGCGCAGGCCAAGATCGAGGCGCTGGAAGCCGCGGGCGTCTCAGTGGTTTCGCTGCCAGGGCGTGTGCCAGAGGTTCTGCGAGGGTTGCTGTAG
- the sucC gene encoding ADP-forming succinate--CoA ligase subunit beta, whose translation MKLHEYQAKEIFAAYGIPIQKGAVVERPEQVEDVALAYPVVLKAQVLVGGRGKAGGIKVARTPDEARERAAQILGMTIKGEAVRRLLVVEAAEIGAEYYLAFTVDRAARRLVAIASAAGGVDIEDVARTTPEKIVKHHVDPTAGFHPYNAREMGRALGFGGKHLLQFAAIAHGLWRICAEMDAELAEINPLAKVDDSLLAIDAKLIIDDNATFRHEGLPRNEELTELEAAAQSQDLSYVELDGDVAIIGNGAGLVMSTLDMIAHFGGRPANFLDVGGGATTENMSQAMSIVLRKSGVRALFVNIFGGITRCDDIARAIAAQPPAVPMVVRLTGTNEEEGRMILQAAGIHALTDPESAAQEAVRLAAGAQ comes from the coding sequence ATGAAGCTCCACGAGTACCAGGCCAAGGAGATCTTCGCCGCTTACGGCATCCCCATCCAGAAAGGCGCAGTCGTCGAGCGGCCCGAGCAGGTTGAAGACGTGGCGCTGGCCTACCCGGTCGTCCTGAAGGCCCAGGTTCTGGTAGGCGGCCGGGGAAAGGCAGGCGGGATCAAGGTTGCCCGGACGCCGGATGAGGCACGGGAGAGAGCCGCCCAGATCCTGGGGATGACCATCAAGGGCGAGGCGGTCCGCCGCCTGCTGGTGGTCGAGGCGGCCGAGATCGGCGCCGAGTACTACCTGGCGTTCACCGTGGACCGCGCGGCGCGGCGGCTGGTGGCCATCGCCTCGGCCGCCGGCGGCGTTGACATCGAGGACGTGGCCCGCACCACCCCGGAGAAGATCGTCAAGCATCACGTTGACCCAACTGCCGGGTTTCATCCCTACAATGCGCGCGAGATGGGCCGGGCCCTGGGTTTCGGCGGCAAGCACCTGCTTCAGTTCGCCGCGATCGCGCACGGCCTGTGGCGGATCTGCGCCGAGATGGACGCCGAGCTGGCGGAGATCAACCCGCTGGCCAAGGTGGACGACTCCCTCCTGGCCATAGACGCCAAGCTCATCATTGACGACAACGCGACGTTCCGGCACGAGGGGCTGCCCCGCAACGAGGAGCTCACGGAGCTGGAGGCCGCGGCACAGAGCCAGGACCTGTCGTACGTCGAGCTGGACGGCGATGTTGCGATCATCGGCAACGGCGCCGGGCTGGTGATGTCAACGCTCGACATGATCGCGCACTTCGGAGGCCGCCCGGCCAACTTCCTGGACGTGGGCGGCGGCGCCACCACCGAGAACATGTCGCAGGCGATGAGCATCGTGCTGCGCAAGAGCGGCGTGCGGGCGCTGTTCGTCAACATCTTCGGTGGGATAACCCGCTGCGACGACATCGCCCGCGCGATAGCCGCGCAGCCGCCTGCGGTGCCGATGGTCGTACGCCTGACCGGCACCAACGAGGAAGAAGGCAGGATGATCCTGCAGGCCGCGGGGATCCACGCGCTGACCGACCCGGAGTCCGCCGCGCAGGAGGCCGTGCGCCTCGCGGCCGGGGCGCAGTAG
- the mdh gene encoding malate dehydrogenase: MVRRSKVSIIGAGTVGTASAHWIASKGLADVVLTDIVEGLPQGKALDILQAGAIAGFDIHVTGSNDYAATEGSDVVVVTAGIPRKPGMTREQLIDTNAGLIRNIVPAVIGASPGAILIMLTNPLDAMTYLAYKIAGLPRERVVGQSGALDSTRFRTFLSMELGVSVNDTTGMVIGAHTDKDMVPLPRYSTVRGVPITHFMEPERVEAVVARTRHGGAEITELMKASGFTAAGAAVCEMVDAILRDRKRVIPSSVYLDGEYGERDVCIGVPVVLGAAGVERIIEIPLDAAEQAAFRASVGAVREMLGGLGSL, translated from the coding sequence ATGGTCAGGCGTTCCAAGGTTTCCATAATCGGTGCAGGTACAGTAGGCACGGCCTCCGCTCACTGGATCGCCAGCAAGGGGCTGGCCGACGTGGTCCTGACAGACATCGTGGAAGGCCTGCCCCAGGGAAAGGCGCTCGATATCCTGCAGGCGGGCGCGATTGCCGGGTTTGACATCCACGTGACCGGCAGCAACGACTACGCCGCCACCGAGGGTTCCGACGTCGTGGTCGTCACGGCGGGGATCCCGCGGAAGCCGGGGATGACCCGGGAGCAGCTCATTGACACCAACGCCGGGCTGATCCGCAACATCGTCCCGGCGGTCATCGGGGCCTCGCCCGGCGCCATCCTCATCATGCTCACCAACCCGCTGGACGCCATGACCTACCTGGCGTACAAGATCGCCGGCCTGCCGCGCGAGCGCGTGGTAGGGCAGTCGGGCGCGCTGGACTCGACGCGGTTCCGCACCTTCCTGTCCATGGAGCTGGGGGTCTCGGTGAACGACACGACCGGCATGGTGATAGGCGCGCACACCGACAAGGACATGGTGCCGCTGCCGAGGTACTCCACCGTGCGTGGAGTCCCGATCACGCACTTCATGGAGCCCGAGCGCGTGGAGGCAGTTGTGGCGCGCACACGGCACGGCGGGGCCGAGATCACCGAGCTCATGAAGGCCAGCGGCTTCACGGCGGCGGGTGCCGCGGTGTGCGAGATGGTCGATGCGATCCTGCGCGACAGGAAGCGCGTAATTCCCTCCAGCGTCTACCTGGACGGCGAGTACGGCGAGCGCGACGTCTGCATTGGCGTACCGGTGGTGCTGGGCGCGGCCGGGGTGGAGCGGATCATCGAGATCCCGCTTGATGCCGCGGAGCAGGCGGCCTTCCGGGCCTCGGTCGGGGCGGTTCGGGAGATGCTGGGGGGGCTGGGGTCCCTATGA
- a CDS encoding class II fumarate hydratase, whose protein sequence is MTSGEKAMRVERDSLGAMEVPAEAYYGAQTARAIQNFPISDQRFPRVFIRAMGLIKRAAAEVNADLGLLDRALAGPIVRAAQEVADGAFDSEFPLDIYQTGSGTSTNMNANEVIANRAAELMGAARGAKTVHPNDHVNICQSSNDVIPTAIHLAALLVLREDLRPALDELEAALRAKAAQFHGIIKTGRTHLMDATPVRLGQEFDGYADQVAGAGRRLGYAEAELREVALGGTAVGSGINAHPEFAARVCARLTELTDISLRETAAHFQAQACLDVVVFASGTVRAYATALTKIANDIRWMGSGPRAGLAELVLPAVQPGSSIMPGKVNPVIVESVIQACAQALGNDAVVAQGNQWGNFELNTMMPVMAHSLLGAIALLAAASRNFARQCVTGLEATGRGPESVERGLMLATALAPVIGYDAAAEIAKEAALTGKTVREIALARGGLTAEQLREILNPESMTEPGVRGILGGG, encoded by the coding sequence ATGACGTCCGGCGAGAAGGCGATGCGCGTTGAGCGTGACTCGCTGGGAGCCATGGAGGTCCCTGCCGAGGCATACTACGGCGCGCAGACCGCCCGGGCCATCCAGAACTTCCCGATAAGCGATCAGCGGTTCCCGCGCGTCTTCATCCGCGCGATGGGCCTGATCAAGCGCGCGGCGGCCGAGGTGAACGCCGACCTGGGCCTGCTCGACCGCGCGCTCGCCGGGCCGATTGTCCGCGCGGCCCAGGAGGTCGCCGACGGCGCGTTCGATTCCGAGTTTCCGCTCGACATCTACCAGACCGGCTCGGGAACCTCCACCAACATGAACGCCAACGAGGTGATCGCAAACCGGGCCGCCGAGCTGATGGGCGCAGCGCGCGGCGCCAAGACTGTCCATCCCAACGACCACGTGAACATCTGCCAGTCGAGCAACGATGTCATCCCCACCGCGATCCATCTGGCCGCGCTGCTCGTGCTGCGCGAGGATCTACGCCCGGCGCTCGACGAGCTGGAGGCGGCGCTCCGCGCGAAGGCGGCGCAGTTCCACGGCATCATCAAGACCGGCAGGACGCACCTGATGGATGCCACGCCCGTACGGCTGGGCCAGGAGTTCGACGGGTACGCCGACCAGGTGGCCGGCGCCGGGCGCCGCCTTGGCTACGCCGAGGCCGAGCTCCGTGAAGTAGCGCTGGGCGGCACCGCGGTCGGGTCAGGGATCAACGCCCACCCCGAGTTTGCTGCGCGTGTCTGCGCCCGGCTCACCGAGCTGACGGACATCTCGCTGCGCGAGACCGCGGCGCACTTCCAGGCGCAGGCCTGTCTGGATGTGGTGGTCTTTGCGTCGGGAACGGTCCGAGCCTACGCCACGGCGCTGACCAAGATCGCCAACGACATCCGATGGATGGGATCAGGGCCGCGTGCAGGCCTGGCTGAACTCGTTCTCCCGGCGGTCCAGCCGGGATCCTCGATCATGCCGGGCAAGGTGAACCCGGTAATCGTCGAGTCCGTGATCCAGGCCTGCGCCCAGGCCCTCGGGAACGACGCCGTGGTTGCCCAGGGCAATCAATGGGGCAACTTTGAGCTGAACACGATGATGCCCGTGATGGCGCACAGCCTGCTCGGCGCGATCGCCCTGCTGGCCGCGGCCTCGCGCAACTTCGCCCGCCAGTGCGTCACCGGCCTGGAGGCGACCGGCCGCGGGCCTGAGTCGGTCGAGCGCGGCCTGATGCTGGCAACCGCGCTGGCACCGGTCATCGGGTACGACGCCGCGGCCGAGATTGCCAAAGAAGCCGCCCTGACCGGGAAGACCGTGCGCGAGATCGCACTGGCGCGCGGTGGGCTGACCGCCGAACAACTTCGGGAAATACTGAACCCTGAATCCATGACCGAGCCGGGCGTACGCGGCATCCTGGGCGGGGGCTAA
- a CDS encoding methylated-DNA--[protein]-cysteine S-methyltransferase produces MFERVYAAVRRVPRGRVITYGEIARQVGLRNGARTVGWALASHPDGEAVPWWRVVRSDGTIANRQFAAEQRKRLRRDGVRFALDGSVDLARYGS; encoded by the coding sequence TTGTTCGAACGTGTCTACGCGGCGGTCCGCAGAGTGCCGCGCGGGCGCGTAATAACATACGGCGAGATCGCCCGGCAGGTGGGGCTGCGCAACGGCGCCCGCACCGTGGGCTGGGCGCTGGCATCGCACCCAGACGGAGAGGCGGTACCATGGTGGCGGGTCGTGCGGAGTGACGGAACGATCGCCAACCGGCAGTTTGCCGCCGAGCAGAGGAAGCGGCTGCGTCGCGACGGCGTGCGGTTCGCGCTAGACGGGAGCGTAGATCTGGCCCGGTACGGATCGTGA
- a CDS encoding MFS transporter: protein MILADIRGIRAATTFSALRYPNYRRFWWGGLVSLTGSWGQTTALSWLVYDLTGSPLMLGTVMMVNTIPTMLLALVGGVIADRSEKRHLLLASQGTFMAISMVLAVLTLAGRIEVWQILAVSVIGGIASAIDMPARQSLIPHLVGRDDLLNAIALNSAMFNGSRILGPAIAGFVIGQLGPRGGPGACFAINTITYLAVLGALATIRVNSRPPTGERQRVLREVREGVAFAWQHPALRRFLGLLAVTGVFGLPFTVLMPVFARDVLHVSAQGFGMLMTASGLGATIGVLALASSRPRNPGNVILGTQAAFVVLLAAFALSSYYALSLVLMVVLSGAMTSYLSSTNTTIQSIVPDGLRGRVMSIYILAFFGTAPLGGLLMGSLASALGAPAAVLSGAGVCSAGALAAWLAGRRGLQSGPLLR, encoded by the coding sequence ATGATCCTCGCCGACATTAGGGGCATCCGGGCCGCCACCACCTTCAGCGCTCTCCGCTACCCGAACTACCGACGGTTCTGGTGGGGCGGCCTGGTCTCCCTCACCGGTTCCTGGGGCCAGACCACGGCCCTGTCCTGGCTCGTCTACGACCTCACCGGATCGCCGCTGATGCTGGGGACGGTGATGATGGTGAACACCATCCCCACCATGCTCCTGGCCCTGGTCGGAGGCGTCATCGCCGATCGGTCCGAGAAGCGTCACCTGCTTCTGGCCAGCCAGGGAACGTTCATGGCGATCTCCATGGTCCTTGCGGTCTTGACACTTGCGGGCCGGATCGAGGTCTGGCAGATCCTGGCAGTCAGCGTGATCGGCGGAATCGCGTCGGCGATTGACATGCCTGCCAGGCAGTCGCTGATCCCGCACCTGGTTGGGCGGGACGACCTGCTGAACGCCATAGCGCTGAACTCGGCGATGTTCAACGGGTCGCGGATCCTAGGCCCCGCGATCGCCGGGTTCGTGATCGGCCAGCTCGGACCGCGAGGGGGTCCAGGGGCGTGCTTTGCGATCAACACGATTACCTACCTGGCGGTGCTGGGCGCGCTGGCGACGATCCGCGTGAACTCCCGGCCGCCGACCGGCGAGCGGCAGCGCGTGCTGCGCGAGGTCCGGGAGGGCGTTGCCTTTGCCTGGCAGCACCCGGCGCTGCGCAGGTTCCTGGGGCTTCTGGCTGTCACCGGCGTATTCGGGCTGCCGTTCACGGTCCTGATGCCGGTCTTTGCCCGCGATGTGTTGCACGTGTCCGCGCAGGGGTTCGGGATGCTTATGACCGCCAGCGGTCTCGGCGCCACCATCGGGGTGCTGGCCCTGGCATCGTCGCGGCCCAGGAACCCTGGGAACGTCATCCTGGGCACGCAGGCCGCATTCGTCGTGCTGCTGGCCGCGTTTGCCCTGAGCTCTTATTACGCCCTGTCGCTTGTGCTCATGGTCGTGTTGAGCGGCGCGATGACCTCTTACCTGTCGTCAACCAACACCACGATTCAGTCCATTGTGCCCGATGGGCTACGGGGCAGGGTGATGAGCATCTATATCCTTGCTTTCTTTGGAACCGCGCCCCTCGGAGGCCTGCTCATGGGATCCCTGGCCTCGGCCTTGGGCGCACCGGCCGCCGTGCTTTCCGGCGCCGGGGTTTGCTCAGCCGGCGCGCTGGCAGCGTGGCTGGCCGGGCGGCGCGGACTACAATCCGGCCCCCTTCTGAGGTAG
- a CDS encoding helix-turn-helix domain-containing protein — MDRVRQAVGGGGTVRQREPLLDQEILTVEQAAEYLQVHKITLYRYIREGLLPAVKLGKMYRLFRRDIEAFLDAMRQPLDSGSAGGK; from the coding sequence GTGGATCGAGTTCGTCAAGCAGTAGGGGGTGGTGGAACGGTGCGTCAGCGTGAGCCGCTGCTGGATCAGGAGATTCTGACGGTCGAGCAGGCGGCGGAGTATCTCCAGGTTCACAAGATCACGCTCTACAGGTACATCCGCGAGGGCCTGCTGCCGGCCGTTAAGCTGGGGAAGATGTACCGTCTCTTCCGCCGTGACATCGAGGCGTTCCTCGACGCGATGCGGCAGCCGCTCGATTCCGGCTCCGCCGGAGGCAAATGA
- a CDS encoding winged helix-turn-helix transcriptional regulator translates to MKVIDLTAPRHELRVRIDPSPAYDFLACLYLLERSEEGRGFEVSSDWVERARGALGANLRADLALFFPRLGPTLGLVGVLEHTPGLSVRAFIKRIQSTPAEALLELMLVGALPDRQELPLLRAAIGGSQDAVEAFLAATHSEADVDSLRRLVVLSPSEAKSRLVRLLREGYARVYANEEARVVPLLEQSAAALARRATVSGSTELVEQATGGFVLEPGASFAGVVLAPTYFFRPYNLLTAYQGIRVFIYPIESSTTGGVPPELLRFYKALGDETRLRILRLLAGRDMYLQELAKALGVSHVTALYHMAMLRAAHLVQVVERDNLKYYRFRADRAQEAAAQWIEFVKQ, encoded by the coding sequence TTGAAGGTCATAGACCTGACCGCGCCTCGCCATGAACTGCGGGTCCGAATTGATCCCTCGCCTGCCTATGACTTCCTGGCATGCCTCTACCTGCTGGAGCGCAGCGAGGAGGGCCGGGGGTTCGAGGTCTCGTCCGACTGGGTCGAGCGCGCGCGCGGTGCCCTGGGGGCCAACCTGCGGGCCGACCTCGCCTTGTTCTTCCCCAGACTTGGGCCGACGCTCGGACTGGTAGGCGTGCTCGAGCACACCCCCGGGCTGTCGGTGCGCGCGTTCATCAAGCGCATCCAGTCCACACCGGCGGAAGCCCTGCTCGAGTTGATGCTGGTCGGGGCGTTGCCCGATCGTCAGGAACTGCCGCTCCTGCGCGCCGCGATCGGTGGGTCGCAGGACGCGGTCGAGGCGTTTCTAGCGGCCACCCACTCGGAAGCCGACGTGGACTCGCTGCGGCGTCTGGTGGTGCTCTCACCCTCTGAGGCAAAGTCCCGGTTGGTCCGGTTGCTGCGCGAAGGCTACGCCAGGGTCTACGCCAACGAGGAGGCGCGGGTCGTACCCCTGCTTGAGCAGTCCGCGGCCGCGCTCGCGCGTCGGGCAACGGTTTCTGGCAGCACCGAGCTGGTGGAGCAGGCGACCGGCGGCTTCGTCCTGGAGCCCGGTGCCTCGTTCGCCGGAGTGGTGCTGGCGCCCACGTACTTCTTCCGTCCCTACAACTTGCTCACCGCCTACCAGGGCATCCGCGTCTTCATATACCCAATTGAGTCCTCGACCACAGGGGGCGTGCCGCCTGAGCTTCTGCGGTTTTACAAGGCGCTGGGCGACGAGACGCGCCTGAGAATCCTGCGGTTGCTGGCCGGCCGCGACATGTACCTCCAAGAACTGGCCAAGGCGCTGGGCGTGTCGCATGTGACCGCCCTGTACCACATGGCGATGCTGCGCGCGGCCCATCTGGTACAGGTGGTCGAGCGCGACAACCTCAAGTACTACAGGTTTCGGGCCGATCGGGCGCAGGAGGCGGCGGCCCAGTGGATCGAGTTCGTCAAGCAGTAG
- a CDS encoding gamma-glutamyl-gamma-aminobutyrate hydrolase family protein, translating into MGRPSIGIPVPLALERADRGSAGDGLCAAALSRAGGLPVLLPVEGDRAAAGDLIKRLDGLLLAGGRPLSAGFLAEHPRPSLEETDPERYRFEHALVLAAAEQGVPMLGICRGMQTINEALGGTLVRNLALDWPGALGHRMMDPEEHRAHRIRIAPHSHLSVVVGEDHVLVNSRHLQAVETPGAGLVAAAWADDGVIEAVEASGDDPFIVGVQFHPEALIQHDGRWLGLFAMLVTAASRRLPLARAGKVWFTPM; encoded by the coding sequence ATGGGCCGGCCGTCCATCGGGATTCCGGTGCCTCTGGCGCTTGAGCGCGCTGACCGCGGTTCTGCGGGGGACGGACTATGCGCCGCGGCACTCTCGCGTGCCGGGGGCCTCCCCGTACTCCTGCCTGTGGAGGGGGATCGGGCCGCGGCCGGAGACCTCATCAAGAGGTTGGACGGCCTGTTGCTCGCGGGAGGCCGGCCCTTGTCCGCGGGTTTCCTTGCCGAGCACCCCCGGCCGTCGCTCGAGGAGACGGACCCCGAGCGCTATCGGTTCGAGCACGCCCTAGTCTTAGCCGCCGCTGAGCAGGGCGTGCCGATGCTGGGCATCTGCCGCGGAATGCAGACGATCAACGAAGCCCTGGGAGGGACGCTTGTGCGCAACCTGGCGCTGGATTGGCCGGGCGCGCTCGGGCACCGCATGATGGATCCGGAAGAGCACAGGGCACACCGGATCCGGATCGCTCCGCACTCGCACCTCTCGGTCGTGGTGGGCGAGGACCATGTACTGGTCAACTCGCGCCACCTGCAGGCCGTTGAGACGCCCGGCGCCGGGCTCGTGGCCGCGGCATGGGCCGACGACGGGGTGATCGAAGCCGTGGAAGCGTCCGGTGACGATCCATTCATCGTCGGGGTGCAGTTTCACCCTGAAGCCCTGATACAGCACGATGGACGCTGGTTGGGCCTGTTCGCAATGCTCGTGACCGCCGCAAGCCGCCGCCTGCCACTTGCGCGCGCTGGTAAGGTGTGGTTTACTCCTATGTAG